A single genomic interval of Streptococcus suis harbors:
- a CDS encoding HlyD family efflux transporter periplasmic adaptor subunit — MKLYNKSELRYSRIFFDKRPPAYAFILIFSTLATLIIAFAVSAYLPKNYIVKARGTSVITGTEYVSALSNGKIVTLHKKEGDSVKAGEVILSLSSGQEGLQTESLTKQLDKLKAKESLFQKYEQSLNEKVNYMANSGEEQEYYGKVEYYLSQLSSENYNDGSQYAKLQEEYTKLNKLVAEKSQLETDLSSYQSQLANLEAELSTLSVQETAETNSDSETNSSSTDSSPNSIQLEQLNTKISEVKTKIETTTSSIQGKGTEIESLQSSIREMERSYNDPTSQAYNTYAQLISELGTARAANNKSITELEANLGISIGQDRGLTVSASSDGTLHYVTPLKQGMSVQQNQTIAEIAGSDREAYVEAFVLATDISRVTVGAEVDIAITGVNSQKFGTLKGAVTQIDSGTITQETQNGNVSLYKVVVALEELTLKKDEEIVVLQKDMPVEARIVYDNETYLDWILELLSFKQ; from the coding sequence ATGAAACTATATAACAAATCTGAACTTCGTTATTCTAGAATCTTCTTCGATAAGCGTCCTCCAGCCTACGCGTTTATCCTAATCTTTAGTACACTAGCTACTTTGATTATAGCTTTTGCAGTATCTGCCTATTTGCCTAAAAATTACATAGTCAAAGCTAGGGGGACTTCCGTGATAACAGGAACAGAGTATGTATCTGCTCTGAGCAATGGGAAGATTGTGACACTTCATAAAAAGGAAGGGGATAGTGTAAAAGCTGGTGAGGTTATTCTTTCTCTATCTAGTGGACAAGAAGGACTTCAGACTGAATCTTTAACTAAACAATTGGACAAGCTCAAAGCTAAAGAGAGTCTCTTTCAAAAGTATGAACAGTCTCTGAATGAAAAAGTTAATTATATGGCAAATTCAGGTGAAGAGCAGGAGTATTACGGGAAGGTAGAATATTATCTATCTCAACTTAGCTCAGAAAACTATAATGATGGTAGTCAATATGCTAAGTTGCAGGAAGAGTACACTAAGTTGAATAAATTAGTGGCGGAGAAAAGTCAATTAGAAACGGACTTGTCTAGTTACCAATCGCAACTTGCTAATTTAGAGGCAGAATTGTCAACTCTCTCTGTTCAAGAGACAGCAGAAACGAATTCCGATAGTGAGACCAATTCATCATCTACTGACTCTTCTCCTAATAGCATTCAGTTGGAGCAGCTAAATACAAAAATATCAGAAGTCAAAACAAAAATTGAAACGACAACTTCTTCTATACAGGGAAAGGGGACGGAAATAGAGTCCCTACAGTCTAGTATTAGGGAGATGGAGCGTTCTTACAATGATCCTACTTCTCAAGCTTACAACACTTATGCCCAGTTAATCAGTGAGTTAGGGACAGCAAGGGCAGCCAATAATAAAAGCATAACAGAGTTAGAAGCCAATTTAGGGATTTCCATAGGTCAGGATAGAGGGCTAACTGTTTCTGCCTCCAGTGATGGAACTCTACATTATGTTACTCCGCTTAAGCAGGGGATGTCTGTCCAACAAAATCAGACTATCGCTGAAATTGCTGGTAGTGATAGAGAAGCCTATGTAGAAGCCTTTGTTCTTGCGACAGATATTTCCCGTGTAACAGTCGGTGCAGAGGTAGACATAGCTATCACGGGTGTAAATAGTCAGAAATTTGGTACCTTAAAGGGTGCTGTAACTCAGATAGACTCTGGAACGATTACTCAGGAAACTCAGAATGGTAATGTTAGTCTTTACAAAGTAGTTGTTGCTCTTGAAGAATTGACTCTAAAAAAAGATGAAGAAATTGTAGTTTTACAAAAAGATATGCCAGTGGAGGCTCGTATCGTTTATGATAATGAAACCTATTTAGATTGGATTCTAGAATTGTTGAGTTTTAAACAATAG
- a CDS encoding peptidase domain-containing ABC transporter, with protein MFKKYACTLQHDQSDCAAAVVSTVLLTYKKELSIMKIREIIGTDMYGTTVHGIVSGLEKLNFTVKAVRVSLDDLTGDISFPAILQIRNSLGQNHFIVIHKIKKDGNYLVADPAKGLDMLSITELEEVYQGIAIFMVPNSEFEKGNMKGKGLFDLFSALILTQKGLVGTIILASFLLSIVGILSSLFSKVIMDEIIPFGLKNSLYLFLIVFGIVSLVQSLLSAFRQHILLFLSRKIDIPVLLGYYDHIIHLPYSFFGSRRVGDVLTRFQDAMTIKNVFTSVSISLVMDISLSLISAFVLWHLNPTLFLILVMIVIVNIVLIYCFKKPYKKINNEQMEANSMLNSQLIESIRNIDTIKSQHDERQRLDKLEENFVHTLEIGYKEGFLQNIQSTISSIAGTLGNLIFMGVGALFIIDNKMTIGDLLVFQTLSQYFTEPVQNLVGLQLTFQEVQVAVSRLQELMDVEREDSQVGNSIHNFSLLEDIVFKNVSFAYGSRPPIIRDFSLIIKQGEKIAFVGESGAGKSTLVRLLLHFIQPIEGQIKFGEYDLGDLDYGELRKRIAYIPQIVELFSGTIIDNLKIGNPEASYEDMIRVCRIVGIHDTIQKLQNRYGSFVEEGGQNFSGGEKQRLAIARALLSKADLYIFDEATSNLDSFSEQIIQNLIFEKIIGKTTVVVAHRLSTILRCDKICFLEDGKIAEYGTHDELMKLGGRYATMVGLQSIQLDKQEKTVATSWSEEVVYE; from the coding sequence ATGTTTAAAAAATATGCTTGCACTTTGCAACATGACCAGTCAGATTGTGCAGCAGCTGTTGTCTCCACTGTATTATTGACCTATAAAAAAGAACTTTCAATAATGAAAATTCGGGAAATTATTGGAACAGATATGTATGGAACGACCGTTCACGGAATTGTTTCTGGTCTTGAAAAGTTAAATTTTACCGTAAAGGCAGTTCGAGTATCCTTGGATGACTTAACTGGAGATATTAGCTTTCCAGCTATACTACAAATACGGAATAGTCTGGGGCAGAATCATTTTATAGTGATTCATAAGATAAAGAAAGATGGTAATTATTTGGTAGCTGATCCAGCAAAAGGACTGGATATGCTTTCAATTACAGAACTTGAGGAAGTTTATCAAGGAATAGCCATTTTCATGGTTCCAAATAGCGAGTTTGAAAAAGGAAACATGAAAGGCAAAGGACTATTTGACTTATTTTCAGCTCTGATATTAACACAGAAAGGACTTGTGGGGACAATCATCTTAGCATCATTCTTGCTAAGTATCGTTGGTATTTTGTCTAGTCTTTTTTCCAAAGTTATTATGGATGAGATTATTCCCTTTGGATTAAAGAACAGCTTATACTTATTCTTGATTGTTTTTGGCATCGTTTCTTTAGTGCAGAGTCTCTTATCTGCTTTTAGGCAACATATTTTGCTATTTCTATCAAGAAAAATTGATATTCCTGTGCTCCTGGGCTATTATGACCATATTATTCACCTACCTTATAGTTTTTTCGGTAGCAGAAGGGTGGGTGATGTCTTGACACGGTTTCAAGATGCCATGACGATAAAGAATGTTTTTACCTCGGTTTCTATTTCGTTAGTTATGGATATTAGCCTATCACTGATAAGTGCCTTTGTTTTATGGCATCTCAACCCCACTTTATTTCTAATATTGGTTATGATAGTGATTGTGAATATCGTGTTAATTTATTGCTTCAAGAAACCTTATAAGAAGATTAATAATGAGCAGATGGAAGCAAACTCTATGCTTAATTCGCAATTGATAGAATCTATTCGTAACATAGATACCATAAAATCACAGCATGATGAACGACAACGTTTGGATAAACTAGAAGAGAATTTTGTTCACACCTTAGAAATTGGCTATAAAGAAGGTTTTTTACAAAATATTCAATCTACAATTTCTTCTATAGCCGGAACTCTAGGGAATTTGATTTTTATGGGAGTGGGAGCCTTATTTATTATTGATAACAAGATGACAATTGGTGATCTTCTTGTTTTTCAGACCTTGAGTCAGTATTTTACTGAGCCTGTTCAGAATTTGGTTGGTCTCCAACTTACTTTCCAGGAAGTTCAGGTTGCTGTTAGCCGACTTCAAGAATTGATGGATGTTGAGCGTGAAGATAGTCAAGTAGGGAATAGTATCCATAATTTTTCGTTATTGGAAGATATTGTCTTCAAAAACGTTTCTTTCGCTTACGGGTCTAGACCGCCTATTATTCGAGATTTTAGTTTGATAATCAAACAAGGTGAAAAAATAGCTTTTGTAGGTGAAAGTGGAGCAGGAAAGAGTACTCTTGTACGACTTCTTCTTCATTTCATTCAGCCTATTGAAGGTCAAATAAAGTTTGGTGAGTATGACTTAGGGGATCTAGATTATGGAGAATTACGGAAAAGAATAGCTTATATCCCTCAAATAGTCGAGCTCTTTTCAGGGACTATAATTGATAATTTAAAGATAGGAAATCCAGAAGCTAGCTATGAGGATATGATACGTGTATGCCGCATAGTAGGGATTCATGACACAATTCAAAAATTACAAAACCGATATGGTTCTTTTGTTGAAGAAGGTGGCCAGAATTTCTCAGGAGGAGAAAAACAACGTCTTGCTATTGCCCGAGCTCTTCTTAGTAAAGCAGATCTTTATATTTTTGATGAAGCAACTTCCAATCTAGATTCCTTTAGTGAACAGATTATCCAAAATTTAATATTTGAAAAAATTATTGGCAAGACGACAGTTGTAGTGGCCCACAGATTATCAACGATTCTACGTTGTGATAAAATCTGTTTTTTGGAAGACGGGAAAATTGCAGAATATGGGACGCATGATGAGTTGATGAAGTTGGGTGGCCGCTATGCAACAATGGTTGGTTTACAAAGCATTCAACTAGATAAGCAAGAAAAAACAGTTGCTACTAGCTGGTCAGAAGAGGTGGTATATGAGTAA
- a CDS encoding helix-turn-helix domain-containing protein — protein MKVLLATRLKNRRKELGWSQKELAEGVCDQGQISRIEKGTYMPGADLLHALAKKLQVRMDYFFDEEESEIVSDLKQFRKLAKNCLMQRDYEALGFLYEREKGTLSHLNFPDQVYLEWVEAVLAENLEARREDAIQKLRELLERVGENRRGYLYLYNSLLILLIRDEKNAEAEQFYSEVIEKIDKNKLDLLVDIDAYFSIQSNYIRYLWLTNQLEKGIELVTACIEEFKSIYPIHFLADFYCDLGNVTEDFADKQLVKKRYELSRLLYELAGIDAIALKIEKYLKETYTD, from the coding sequence ATGAAAGTTTTACTAGCAACAAGGTTAAAAAATAGAAGAAAAGAATTGGGCTGGTCGCAGAAGGAGTTGGCAGAAGGGGTCTGTGATCAAGGGCAGATTAGCCGCATTGAGAAGGGAACCTACATGCCTGGTGCAGACTTGCTTCATGCCCTTGCTAAAAAACTCCAAGTCAGAATGGACTATTTTTTTGATGAAGAGGAAAGCGAAATTGTCTCTGACTTGAAACAGTTTAGAAAACTTGCCAAAAACTGTCTTATGCAAAGAGATTATGAGGCTTTGGGCTTTCTATATGAAAGGGAAAAGGGCACCCTATCTCATCTGAACTTTCCAGACCAAGTTTATTTGGAATGGGTGGAGGCTGTTTTAGCAGAGAATTTGGAAGCAAGGCGAGAAGATGCTATTCAGAAATTGAGGGAGTTGCTGGAACGAGTTGGGGAGAATAGGAGAGGCTACCTCTATCTGTACAATAGTTTATTGATTCTATTGATTCGAGATGAGAAGAATGCTGAGGCAGAGCAATTCTATAGTGAGGTAATCGAAAAGATTGATAAAAATAAGTTGGATTTATTGGTGGATATAGATGCTTACTTCAGTATTCAGTCCAACTACATCCGCTACCTATGGTTGACAAATCAGTTGGAAAAGGGAATTGAGCTGGTTACAGCCTGCATTGAGGAATTCAAGTCAATCTATCCTATCCATTTCTTGGCAGATTTTTATTGTGACTTAGGAAATGTGACAGAAGACTTTGCGGATAAGCAACTGGTCAAAAAACGCTATGAACTATCACGACTTCTTTACGAGTTAGCAGGCATTGATGCTATTGCTTTGAAAATAGAAAAATACCTCAAAGAAACCTATACAGATTGA
- the purR gene encoding pur operon repressor, with protein sequence MKLRRSERMVVISNYLINHPYELTSLNTFAEKYESAKSSISEDIAIIKKAFEESSIGHIETITGASGGVVFTPSISKAESVEIAQALRDQMAESNRILPGGYIYSSDLLSTPHILKNVGRIIADAFKDEKIDAVMTVATKGVPLANAVANVLNVPFVIVRRDLKITEGSTVSVNYVSGSSDRIEKMFLSKRSLKAGSRVLIVDDFLKNGGTINGMISLLSEFDSTLVGVAVFAENQKGDRSVANYKSLLAVTDINVKENRVDVELGNIFD encoded by the coding sequence ATGAAATTAAGAAGAAGTGAGCGTATGGTTGTCATTTCCAATTACCTCATCAACCACCCTTATGAATTAACTAGTTTGAATACCTTTGCGGAAAAGTATGAATCTGCCAAGTCATCTATCTCAGAGGATATTGCCATCATTAAAAAGGCTTTTGAGGAAAGCTCTATCGGGCATATTGAAACCATTACAGGTGCCAGTGGAGGAGTTGTTTTTACTCCATCAATCTCTAAGGCAGAGTCTGTCGAAATTGCACAGGCCCTTCGTGATCAGATGGCCGAAAGTAATCGTATCTTGCCAGGCGGTTATATCTATTCATCTGACTTGCTGTCTACACCACATATTTTGAAAAATGTCGGTCGTATCATAGCTGACGCTTTTAAAGATGAAAAAATTGATGCAGTGATGACGGTTGCAACCAAAGGTGTGCCCTTGGCCAATGCTGTTGCCAATGTCCTTAATGTACCGTTTGTTATTGTGCGTCGTGATTTGAAAATCACAGAAGGTTCAACCGTTTCTGTCAACTATGTGTCAGGCTCTAGCGACCGTATCGAAAAGATGTTCCTGTCTAAGCGTAGTTTGAAGGCAGGAAGCCGTGTCTTAATCGTCGATGACTTCTTGAAAAATGGTGGTACCATCAATGGTATGATTAGCCTCTTGTCTGAGTTTGACTCAACCTTGGTAGGCGTAGCTGTCTTTGCAGAAAACCAAAAAGGGGACCGTAGCGTAGCTAACTACAAGTCTTTGCTCGCTGTGACCGACATCAATGTCAAAGAAAATCGCGTGGATGTTGAGTTGGGAAATATTTTTGATTAA
- a CDS encoding aminoglycoside phosphotransferase family protein has product MAVRIVSRQPLTKGWSTDQKYKVQLEDGRLGLLRIAERPAYEAKRLEFQLVENLFGLGLPVAEPLSLWADDLSVYTLYEWVEGQDMNEVASSLSDSVLYDLGCQSGKFLRILHALPIDQSLRDWNSFYQAKIDSKLATYRAASHSYPNGQAMIDFVQANRHLLAGRPIAYHHGDFHTGNFLLGADGKLKILDFDRYDIGDPWEEFNRLIFTADLSPAFARGQVDAYFEGDIPEEFWKLMALYVTVNSLGALSWAERVDPLQIPLMQEQAATISEWYADFTRWIPTWYLQVYS; this is encoded by the coding sequence ATGGCAGTTAGGATAGTGTCTCGACAGCCCCTCACCAAAGGCTGGTCCACGGACCAAAAGTACAAGGTCCAGCTGGAAGATGGTCGCCTTGGTCTTTTGAGAATAGCAGAGCGGCCAGCCTATGAGGCTAAGCGATTAGAGTTTCAGTTAGTTGAAAACCTGTTTGGTCTAGGTTTGCCTGTGGCAGAGCCACTAAGTCTTTGGGCGGATGACTTGTCAGTCTACACCCTCTATGAATGGGTGGAAGGTCAGGATATGAATGAAGTGGCTTCTAGTTTGTCTGATTCTGTCTTATATGATTTGGGCTGTCAGTCAGGGAAGTTTTTGCGAATCTTGCATGCCCTACCGATTGATCAAAGTCTGCGCGACTGGAACAGTTTTTATCAGGCTAAGATTGACAGTAAATTAGCTACCTACCGAGCAGCTAGTCATTCCTATCCAAATGGTCAAGCCATGATAGACTTTGTCCAAGCCAACCGTCACTTGCTGGCAGGAAGACCAATTGCCTACCATCACGGTGATTTTCACACTGGTAACTTCCTACTGGGTGCGGATGGGAAACTGAAAATATTAGACTTTGATCGCTACGACATAGGGGACCCCTGGGAAGAATTCAACCGTTTGATTTTTACGGCAGACTTGTCTCCAGCCTTTGCGCGTGGTCAGGTGGATGCCTATTTTGAGGGGGATATTCCAGAGGAATTTTGGAAACTCATGGCTCTTTATGTAACAGTAAATAGTCTAGGCGCTCTTTCTTGGGCAGAGCGCGTAGATCCCCTCCAAATCCCCTTGATGCAGGAACAGGCAGCCACCATCTCAGAATGGTATGCGGACTTTACTCGCTGGATTCCAACGTGGTATCTACAAGTTTATAGCTAA